A section of the Macadamia integrifolia cultivar HAES 741 chromosome 9, SCU_Mint_v3, whole genome shotgun sequence genome encodes:
- the LOC122088900 gene encoding probable xyloglucan galactosyltransferase GT17: MLLRKLRSASSTVVDRSRSYPFRFKENVTNNSNNLLKFSLSFLLFLFLWFLFLYFCFFPSNSTNPKAHPTVATVTHRQSVTTTVAKSPVSVCDGNVRVYIYDLPPRFNLGLLSDCRNLNIYTDMCPHVANRGLGQPLSQMGPNWFATHQFIAEMIFHARMENHPCRTTNPDGANLFYVPFYGGLHASSKFRETHLEERDRLAMDLVEHVSHQPAWQKHHGRDHFLALGRTAWDFMRNPNPNAPDFGANCLLNLPRVKNMSVLTVERHPWEGSNQHGIPYSSYFHPMSSQEMLTWQNEMRRNQRAYLFSFVGAPRKGLEKAAIRNEILRQCTESTRCKLLKCEPGEIKCHQPEEVMKVMRVSQFCMQAPGDSFTRRSTFDSVLAGCIPVFFSPHTAYTQYGWYLPADLTEYSVYIAEENAKQIEEVLTKIPNEKIKKMRKRVIELIPRITYAHPNATNLGFQDAVDVALKELSKHVQSKLVHKPS; the protein is encoded by the coding sequence ATGTTGTTGAGAAAGCTACGATCTGCAAGTTCCACGGTGGTGGACAGAAGTAGAAGCTATCCCTTCAGGTTCAAAGAAAATGTAaccaacaacagcaacaacctcctcaaattctctctctcattcctccttttccttttcctctggttcctttttctttatttctgcTTCTTTCCTTCTAATTCTACCAATCCCAAAGCCCACCCAACTGTCGCTACTGTTACCCACCGACAGTCCGTTACTACTACAGTAGCAAAGTCTCCAGTCTCTGTGTGCGATGGAAATGTACGGGTCTACATCTACGATCTACCACCCAGGTTCAATCTTGGCCTCCTCAGTGACTGCAGGAACCTCAACATCTACACCGACATGTGCCCTCACGTCGCCAATAGAGGTCTCGGTCAGCCCTTATCCCAAATGGGTCCCAACTGGTTCGCCACCCATCAGTTTATCGCTGAAATGATCTTTCACGCCCGTATGGAGAACCACCCTTGCCGGACCACCAATCCAGACGGAGCCAACCTCTTCTACGTCCCCTTCTACGGCGGACTTCACGCCTCGAGCAAGTTCCGCGAAACCCACCTAGAGGAACGTGATCGCCTGGCCATGGATCTCGTGGAACATGTGAGTCATCAGCCTGCGTGGCAGAAGCATCATGGTAGGGACCACTTCCTCGCCCTAGGTAGAACCGCGTGGGATTTCATGAGGAATCCTAATCCTAACGCTCCCGATTTCGGTGCCAATTGTCTCCTCAATTTGCCACGTGTTAAAAACATGTCAGTGCTGACGGTGGAACGCCACCCTTGGGAGGGGAGCAACCAGCACGGTATCCCTTACTCCTCTTACTTCCACCCTATGTCATCTCAAGAGATGCTGACGTGGCAAAACGAGATGAGGCGGAACCAGCGGGCCTACCTCTTTTCCTTCGTGGGGGCCCCACGGAAAGGACTGGAGAAGGCGGCCATCAGGAATGAGATCCTCCGACAATGTACCGAGTCGACTCGGTGTAAGCTCCTGAAATGTGAACCGGGTGAGATCAAGTGTCACCAGCCGGAGGAAGTGATGAAGGTGATGAGGGTGTCACAATTTTGCATGCAAGCTCCGGGGGACTCGTTCACTCGGCGATCCACTTTTGACTCGGTATTGGCTGGGTGCATCCCGGTTTTCTTCTCACCCCACACGGCGTATACTCAGTACGGATGGTACCTGCCAGCTGATCTCACTGAGTACTCAGTATACATAGCGGAGGAAAATGCGAAACAGATCGAAGAAGTGCTAACAAAGATTCCaaatgaaaagataaaaaaaatgagaaagagagtGATCGAGCTGATACCAAGGATCACGTACGCACACCCGAATGCAACGaatttagggtttcaagatGCCGTGGATGTGGCCCTTAAAGAGTTGTCAAAGCATGTGCAGTCTAAGTTAGTACATAAGCCATCCTAA